One Streptosporangium sp. NBC_01495 DNA window includes the following coding sequences:
- a CDS encoding endo-1,4-beta-xylanase produces the protein MMASVPADAAASTLAAAAQQSGRYFGTAIAAGKLGDSAYTTIANREFDMITAENEMKIDATEPNRGQFTFTNADRVYNWAVQNGKRVRGHTLAWHSQQPGWMQSLSGSTLRQAMIDHINGVMAHYKGKIYAWDVVNEAYADSGGGRRDSNLQRTGNDWIEVAFRTARAADPAAKLCYNDYNIDNWTWAKTQGVYNMVRDFKSRGVPIDCVGLQSHFNSNSAYNSNYRTTIQSFAALGVDVQITELDIQGGSAGTYASVTNDCLAVPRCTGITVWGVRDSDSWLGANTSPLLFDSSGNKKAAYNSVLSSLNSATPNPTPTPTSPTPTPTPTPGGGGQIRNVASGRCVDVPNSSTTDGTQLQLWDCHSGSNQQWTYTSAQEFRVSGNKCLDVAGTGNGAKVQIYTCWGGDNQKWRINSDGSIVSVQSGLCLDAVNSGTGNGTQLQAYSCWGGNNQKWTWTQG, from the coding sequence ATGATGGCGTCGGTTCCTGCTGACGCGGCCGCGAGCACGCTGGCCGCCGCCGCCCAGCAGAGCGGGCGCTACTTCGGCACCGCGATCGCCGCGGGCAAGCTCGGCGACTCGGCGTACACCACGATCGCGAACCGCGAGTTCGACATGATCACCGCCGAGAACGAGATGAAGATCGACGCCACCGAACCCAACCGGGGCCAGTTCACCTTCACCAACGCCGACCGCGTCTACAACTGGGCCGTGCAGAACGGCAAGCGGGTACGCGGGCACACCCTGGCCTGGCACTCCCAGCAGCCGGGCTGGATGCAGTCCCTGTCGGGCAGCACCCTGCGCCAGGCGATGATCGACCACATCAACGGCGTGATGGCCCACTACAAGGGCAAGATCTACGCCTGGGACGTCGTCAACGAGGCCTACGCCGACAGCGGTGGCGGCCGGCGCGACTCCAACCTGCAGCGCACCGGCAACGACTGGATCGAGGTCGCCTTCCGCACCGCCCGGGCCGCCGATCCGGCCGCCAAGCTCTGCTACAACGACTACAACATCGACAACTGGACCTGGGCCAAGACCCAGGGCGTCTACAACATGGTCCGCGACTTCAAGTCCCGCGGCGTGCCCATCGACTGCGTCGGCCTGCAGTCGCACTTCAACAGCAACAGCGCCTACAACAGCAACTACCGCACCACCATCCAGAGCTTCGCCGCCCTCGGCGTCGACGTGCAGATCACCGAACTGGACATCCAGGGCGGCTCGGCCGGCACCTACGCCAGCGTGACCAACGACTGCCTGGCGGTGCCGCGCTGCACCGGCATCACCGTGTGGGGCGTCCGCGACAGCGACTCCTGGCTCGGCGCCAACACCAGCCCCCTGCTCTTCGACAGCTCGGGCAACAAGAAGGCCGCCTACAACTCCGTCCTGAGCTCGCTCAACAGCGCGACCCCCAACCCCACGCCCACGCCGACCTCGCCCACCCCGACGCCCACGCCGACCCCGGGAGGCGGGGGGCAGATCCGGAACGTGGCGTCCGGCCGCTGTGTGGACGTGCCGAACTCCTCGACGACCGACGGCACCCAGCTCCAGCTGTGGGACTGTCACTCCGGCTCCAACCAGCAGTGGACCTACACGTCCGCGCAGGAGTTCCGGGTTTCCGGCAACAAGTGCCTGGACGTCGCGGGCACCGGAAACGGGGCCAAGGTGCAGATCTACACCTGCTGGGGTGGCGACAACCAGAAATGGCGCATCAACTCGGACGGCTCGATCGTGAGCGTCCAGTCGGGCCTGTGCCTGGACGCCGTCAACTCCGGCACCGGCAACGGGACCCAGCTCCAGGCCTACTCCTGCTGGGGCGGCAACAACCAGAAGTGGACCTGGACCCAGGGCTAG
- a CDS encoding amidohydrolase family protein: MPDKIKIVALEEHIAPPSLLDAWAKAGVPPIPQLGFGDEPFARRLRDFGEARLADMDDQGIDVAVLSLASPGVHNLAPEDAVSVAREVNDTLAEIVTGRPDRFQAFAAIPTAAPEVAAAELERAVTRLGLPGAMLYGRTGDKLADAPEFDDLYATAERLQVPLHFHPQTPVPEVLKAYYSGLGDGVGPARSTGMGLATAGLGWYYDLGVQYLRMIFSGVFDRHPGLQVIAGHWGEVVLFYLDHTGVMAHNAKLERPLADYFTQNFWVCGSGTVSERYMRWTSEVVGTERMMYSTDYPYTFGTRPGGFPFLDTANGVARSFLEQAPFTHEEKAAIGSGNWEKLTGHITARREHDSA; encoded by the coding sequence ATGCCAGACAAGATTAAGATCGTGGCACTCGAGGAACACATCGCCCCGCCCTCGCTGCTCGACGCGTGGGCCAAGGCGGGTGTGCCGCCAATCCCGCAGCTCGGCTTCGGCGACGAACCCTTCGCGCGGCGGCTGCGGGACTTCGGAGAGGCGCGTCTCGCCGACATGGACGACCAGGGCATCGATGTCGCGGTCCTGTCCCTGGCCTCACCGGGCGTGCACAACCTCGCGCCCGAAGACGCCGTCAGCGTGGCCCGCGAGGTCAACGACACGCTGGCCGAGATCGTCACCGGGCGACCCGACCGGTTCCAGGCCTTCGCCGCCATCCCCACCGCGGCGCCCGAAGTCGCCGCGGCCGAACTGGAACGCGCGGTGACCCGGCTCGGCCTCCCCGGTGCGATGCTGTACGGACGCACGGGGGACAAGCTGGCCGACGCCCCGGAGTTCGACGACCTGTACGCCACGGCCGAGCGCCTCCAGGTGCCGCTGCACTTCCATCCCCAGACTCCGGTCCCCGAGGTTCTCAAGGCCTACTACTCGGGCTTGGGCGACGGAGTCGGGCCGGCGCGCAGCACCGGGATGGGGCTCGCGACGGCGGGCCTGGGCTGGTACTACGACCTGGGTGTCCAGTATCTACGGATGATCTTCTCCGGCGTCTTCGACCGGCACCCCGGATTGCAGGTGATCGCAGGACACTGGGGCGAGGTCGTCCTGTTCTACCTCGACCACACCGGGGTCATGGCGCACAACGCCAAGCTGGAGCGCCCGCTCGCCGACTACTTCACGCAGAACTTCTGGGTCTGCGGCAGCGGCACGGTCAGCGAGCGCTACATGAGGTGGACCTCGGAGGTCGTCGGAACCGAGCGCATGATGTACTCGACCGACTACCCCTACACCTTCGGGACCCGACCCGGCGGATTCCCCTTCCTCGACACCGCCAACGGGGTCGCCCGCTCGTTCCTCGAACAGGCACCCTTCACCCACGAGGAAAAGGCCGCGATCGGGTCCGGCAACTGGGAGAAACTGACCGGGCACATCACGGCGCGCCGCGAACACGACTCGGCGTAA
- a CDS encoding TetR/AcrR family transcriptional regulator, protein MTSSSPGGDGVAVVESDTAALGREQLRQRITEAAADLLAREGRDAVTTRAVAVAAGVQPPAIYRLFGDKDGLLDAVAEYGFARFLKTKHTAPDPQHPVEDLRAGWDLAVEFGLANPALYTLMYSEPTKETSAAFKVGMETLMSRIRRLAVGGWLRVDEELAVTLIHATARGAVLTWLTLPEDRRDPALLTTLRESMIAAVTTQEPAVQDSGPAGAARALRAALPEQTTLSSAEQYLLTEWLDRLAADG, encoded by the coding sequence ATGACATCGAGTTCACCCGGCGGGGACGGCGTGGCCGTCGTCGAATCTGACACCGCGGCCCTGGGCCGCGAGCAGCTCCGGCAGCGGATCACCGAGGCGGCAGCCGACCTGCTGGCGCGCGAGGGTCGCGACGCGGTCACCACTCGCGCGGTCGCGGTCGCGGCAGGAGTACAACCACCGGCCATCTACCGCCTCTTCGGCGACAAGGACGGGCTGCTCGACGCGGTGGCCGAGTACGGCTTCGCCAGGTTTCTCAAGACCAAGCACACCGCCCCCGATCCGCAGCATCCCGTCGAGGACCTGAGGGCCGGCTGGGACCTGGCGGTCGAGTTCGGCCTGGCCAACCCCGCGCTGTACACGCTGATGTACAGCGAGCCCACGAAAGAGACGTCGGCCGCCTTCAAGGTCGGCATGGAGACCCTGATGAGCCGTATCCGACGCCTCGCCGTCGGCGGCTGGCTCCGCGTCGACGAGGAACTCGCGGTCACACTCATCCACGCCACGGCGCGCGGTGCCGTGCTCACCTGGCTGACCCTGCCCGAAGACCGGCGCGACCCGGCCCTGCTGACCACTCTCCGGGAATCCATGATCGCCGCCGTGACCACCCAGGAGCCCGCCGTGCAGGACTCGGGCCCGGCCGGCGCAGCCCGCGCCCTGCGCGCCGCACTGCCCGAACAGACGACCCTCAGCAGCGCGGAACAGTATCTGCTGACCGAGTGGCTCGACCGCCTCGCCGCCGACGGCTGA
- a CDS encoding cation:proton antiporter — translation MALGDALVALGGSFLAAGIIARLGTRIGLPTIPLFMLAGIIFGPHTPGLALVENPADLKVIAALGLIFLLFYLGLEFSLDDLVAGGRRLVFAGVGYIVLNVGGGLAFGFAVGWGTREAMVLAGVIGISSSAIVTKLLVDMGRLGNPESRLILGIIVVEDVFLALYLAVLQPVLSGADSFGAAAISFGKAFAFLIALTALARWGTRLVDKLVTTRDEELLVVMFTGLAIFTAGIAEELGVSDAIGAFMIGLILSSSKAAPRIRQLVHPLRDAFAALFFFAFGLSIEPGDMLSVAWPITIAVLVTVLLNVVAGVLAARLNAFGRVEAVNISLTVLSRGEFALVLATMALAAGLDGRLAPFIAGYVLILALLGPLVASRSEQIARLLPGGRRGAEVANPVKAGEREQVS, via the coding sequence ATGGCACTGGGTGACGCTCTTGTCGCGCTCGGCGGCTCCTTCCTCGCCGCCGGGATCATCGCCAGGCTCGGCACCCGGATAGGGCTGCCGACCATCCCCCTGTTCATGCTGGCGGGCATCATCTTCGGCCCGCACACGCCCGGTCTCGCCCTCGTGGAGAACCCGGCGGACCTGAAGGTCATCGCCGCGCTCGGCCTGATCTTCCTGCTGTTCTACCTCGGCCTGGAGTTCTCCCTCGACGATCTGGTGGCGGGAGGCAGGCGCCTGGTGTTCGCCGGGGTCGGCTACATCGTGCTCAACGTCGGAGGCGGCCTGGCCTTCGGGTTCGCCGTCGGCTGGGGGACCAGGGAGGCCATGGTCCTGGCCGGGGTGATCGGTATCTCCTCCTCGGCGATCGTGACCAAGCTCCTGGTCGACATGGGGCGCCTCGGTAACCCCGAGAGCCGCCTCATTCTCGGGATCATCGTCGTCGAGGACGTCTTCCTCGCGCTCTATCTCGCCGTACTGCAGCCGGTTCTCAGCGGCGCCGACAGCTTCGGCGCCGCCGCGATCTCCTTCGGCAAGGCGTTCGCCTTCCTGATCGCGCTCACCGCGCTGGCGCGGTGGGGTACGCGGCTGGTCGACAAGCTGGTCACCACCAGGGACGAGGAACTGCTGGTGGTGATGTTCACCGGCCTGGCGATCTTCACCGCCGGGATCGCCGAGGAACTGGGCGTCTCCGACGCCATCGGCGCCTTCATGATCGGGCTCATCCTGAGCTCCAGCAAGGCGGCCCCGCGCATCCGGCAGCTCGTCCACCCGCTCAGGGACGCCTTCGCCGCGCTGTTCTTCTTCGCCTTCGGCCTGTCCATCGAGCCGGGCGACATGCTGTCGGTGGCCTGGCCCATCACGATCGCGGTGCTGGTCACGGTGCTGCTCAACGTCGTGGCCGGGGTGCTGGCGGCGAGGCTCAACGCGTTCGGCCGGGTGGAGGCGGTCAACATCTCGCTGACCGTGCTCTCGCGCGGCGAGTTCGCCCTGGTCCTGGCGACCATGGCGCTGGCCGCCGGGCTGGACGGCAGGCTCGCCCCGTTCATCGCCGGGTACGTGCTCATCCTCGCCCTGCTGGGCCCGCTGGTCGCGAGCCGCTCCGAGCAGATCGCCCGGCTGCTCCCCGGCGGAAGGCGCGGGGCCGAGGTGGCGAACCCGGTGAAGGCCGGGGAACGGGAACAGGTCTCCTAA
- a CDS encoding DUF418 domain-containing protein — protein sequence MTSRRIEVLDLLRGIAIVGTLGTNIWIFTDPGGPADVIAALGQPGTVETFLRFLTNGKFLALLTLLFGVGLELQYRSAARRGVPWPGWYLWRAGLLFVEGLIHYLLIFEFDVLMAYALTSIIVAYLIGRSDRAVKAWMITVGTVFTALIALITLGMLSGQASVSGGPEPSTLFTDGTYPQQVAARIEMIGLYRIEIVLIVPMGIVLFLLGSRLMRAGVFEDSARGATLRRRLMVAGLAVALPLNLVTAFAGPGWFLVDRYLLPPLVALGLLGLVATLARRATGAPGVLRRGLTNVGRTALSSYIFQNLVASALCYGWGLGLAATFDGLRPWWVLAAWAGICALFMTLSTLWLRRFERGPVETLWQWAYLAPQGRSKKPDKMVEGSTKR from the coding sequence GTGACAAGTCGTCGTATAGAAGTACTCGACCTGCTCAGGGGGATCGCCATCGTCGGCACCCTGGGCACGAACATCTGGATCTTCACCGATCCCGGCGGCCCCGCCGACGTCATCGCCGCGCTGGGGCAGCCGGGAACCGTGGAGACCTTCCTCCGCTTCCTCACCAACGGCAAGTTCCTCGCGCTGCTCACCCTGCTCTTCGGGGTCGGGCTCGAACTCCAGTACCGCTCGGCCGCGCGCCGTGGCGTGCCGTGGCCCGGCTGGTACCTGTGGCGGGCCGGGCTGCTGTTCGTCGAGGGCCTGATCCACTACCTGCTGATCTTCGAGTTCGACGTGCTCATGGCCTACGCGCTGACCTCGATCATCGTGGCGTACCTGATCGGCAGGAGCGACCGCGCGGTCAAGGCGTGGATGATCACCGTCGGGACGGTGTTCACCGCGCTGATCGCCCTGATCACCCTCGGCATGCTCTCCGGCCAGGCGAGCGTGAGCGGCGGGCCGGAGCCGTCCACGCTCTTCACCGACGGCACCTACCCGCAGCAGGTCGCCGCCCGGATCGAGATGATCGGCCTCTACCGGATCGAGATCGTCCTCATCGTCCCGATGGGCATCGTGCTGTTCCTGCTCGGCTCCCGGCTGATGCGCGCCGGGGTGTTCGAGGACTCGGCGCGGGGCGCCACGCTGCGCCGGAGGCTCATGGTCGCCGGACTCGCCGTGGCCCTGCCGCTCAACCTGGTCACCGCCTTCGCCGGTCCCGGCTGGTTCCTGGTGGACCGGTATCTACTGCCCCCGCTGGTGGCGCTGGGCCTGCTCGGCCTCGTCGCGACCCTCGCGCGGCGGGCGACCGGCGCCCCCGGCGTGCTGAGGCGGGGACTGACCAACGTCGGCCGTACCGCCTTAAGCTCCTACATCTTCCAGAACCTGGTCGCGTCGGCGCTCTGCTACGGCTGGGGGCTCGGCCTGGCCGCGACGTTCGACGGCCTGCGGCCGTGGTGGGTCCTGGCGGCCTGGGCGGGCATCTGCGCGCTCTTCATGACGCTGTCCACACTGTGGCTGCGGCGCTTCGAACGCGGTCCCGTCGAGACGCTCTGGCAGTGGGCGTACCTGGCGCCACAGGGGCGCTCGAAGAAGCCTGATAAAATGGTAGAAGGTTCCACGAAACGTTAG
- a CDS encoding N-acetylglucosamine kinase — MYVLGLDVGGTSSRALLLDASGRRAGYGRAPGGNPAAHGNAVAVANIGLALELALRGIDPGLVTGAVIGLAGGGALDRLVFDPMWAAAGLRVPPRLTEDLGIAFAAGTAAPHGTALIAGTGAIAARIEDGEPVMIADGLGWLLGDQGSGFWLGREAAGAAAHGLNRGDAGGRLTRLVVGALLEDEPLPPGPARLSPGGPPASGERGGKGSGPAAEESRPPRSGDRAAGQGAGGRGPSPARRGIGEMRGGGAGTVEELRALAIRLVVHAQSRPPLELARLAPLVSRAAAEGDPAALKIVSTGARLLCETVAEVRQAGETSPIVLAGSVLTSEGPVASAVRERLGPATVLAGDGAGAAAWLAGREAFGWDPATAARLHARIVSGD; from the coding sequence ATGTACGTCCTCGGGCTGGACGTCGGCGGGACCTCCTCGCGGGCCCTCCTGCTCGACGCCTCGGGGCGGCGGGCCGGGTACGGCAGGGCGCCGGGCGGCAATCCCGCGGCCCACGGCAACGCCGTCGCCGTGGCCAACATCGGCCTGGCACTGGAGCTCGCCCTGCGCGGGATCGACCCGGGCCTGGTGACGGGGGCGGTCATCGGGCTGGCGGGCGGCGGGGCGCTGGACCGCCTGGTCTTCGACCCCATGTGGGCCGCCGCCGGCCTGCGCGTCCCGCCCCGGCTCACCGAGGACCTGGGCATCGCCTTCGCCGCCGGTACGGCGGCACCGCACGGCACCGCGCTCATCGCCGGGACCGGGGCGATCGCCGCCAGGATCGAGGACGGCGAGCCGGTGATGATCGCCGACGGGCTCGGCTGGCTGCTGGGCGACCAGGGCTCCGGGTTCTGGCTGGGCAGGGAGGCGGCCGGCGCCGCCGCCCACGGCCTCAACCGGGGCGACGCGGGCGGCAGGCTCACCCGCCTCGTCGTGGGCGCCCTGCTGGAGGACGAGCCGCTGCCTCCCGGTCCCGCGCGGCTCTCACCGGGCGGCCCACCCGCGTCCGGGGAGCGGGGCGGGAAGGGCTCCGGCCCGGCGGCCGAGGAGTCCCGGCCCCCCCGGAGCGGGGACCGGGCGGCGGGGCAGGGCGCGGGCGGACGGGGCCCCTCCCCGGCCCGGCGCGGGATCGGCGAGATGAGGGGCGGTGGCGCGGGCACGGTGGAGGAGCTGCGGGCACTGGCGATCAGGTTGGTGGTCCACGCGCAGTCGCGTCCCCCGCTGGAACTGGCCCGGCTCGCCCCCCTCGTCAGCCGGGCGGCGGCCGAGGGCGATCCGGCCGCCCTGAAGATCGTCTCCACCGGGGCCCGGCTGCTCTGCGAGACGGTGGCCGAGGTCCGCCAGGCGGGCGAGACGAGCCCGATCGTGCTGGCCGGGAGCGTGCTGACCAGCGAGGGACCGGTCGCCTCCGCCGTACGGGAGAGGCTGGGGCCCGCGACGGTCCTGGCGGGCGACGGCGCGGGGGCGGCGGCGTGGCTGGCCGGCCGGGAGGCGTTCGGCTGGGACCCGGCGACCGCCGCCCGGCTGCACGCCCGAATCGTCTCCGGCGACTGA
- a CDS encoding alpha/beta hydrolase: MSEKVKFTAGGITLFGDLRIPATPGPHPALVLTGPFTGTRDQVTGLYAARLAEAGYATLAFDHRNWGESGGEPRNHEDAQGKLEDLRAAVSLLRSRPEVDGGRIGAVGICLGGGYALKFAAFDPRVKAFAGIAGAYNNPYGMRAGMTPSGYREALASFTEVLERQDGGGEVEYLPAVAEEGEAAMPGDEPFAYYGTSRGASEHWRNEVTRASIRELITLDNMTGADFLSPKPGLIVHGVVDRFCSPEGAEEAYRRMDEPKRLVWLDAKLHIDLYDAEPHVTRAVEAVTAFFGEHL, encoded by the coding sequence ATGTCCGAAAAGGTGAAGTTCACCGCCGGAGGGATCACCCTCTTCGGCGATCTGCGGATCCCGGCGACGCCGGGCCCGCACCCCGCCCTGGTCCTCACGGGTCCGTTCACCGGCACCCGCGACCAGGTCACCGGCCTGTACGCCGCCCGGCTGGCCGAGGCGGGATACGCGACGCTGGCCTTTGACCACCGCAACTGGGGAGAGTCCGGCGGGGAGCCGCGTAACCACGAGGACGCCCAGGGCAAGCTGGAGGACCTGCGGGCCGCGGTCTCGCTGCTGCGCTCGCGCCCGGAGGTGGACGGCGGCAGGATCGGCGCGGTCGGGATCTGTCTCGGCGGGGGCTACGCGCTCAAGTTCGCCGCGTTCGACCCCCGGGTGAAGGCGTTCGCGGGCATCGCGGGGGCCTACAACAACCCCTACGGCATGCGCGCCGGGATGACGCCCTCCGGGTACCGGGAGGCGCTGGCCTCGTTCACGGAGGTGCTGGAGCGTCAGGACGGGGGTGGTGAGGTGGAGTACCTGCCCGCGGTGGCCGAGGAGGGGGAGGCGGCGATGCCGGGCGACGAGCCGTTCGCCTACTACGGCACCTCCAGGGGCGCCTCGGAGCACTGGCGCAACGAGGTCACCCGGGCCTCCATCCGCGAACTGATCACCCTGGACAACATGACGGGCGCCGACTTCCTGTCGCCCAAGCCCGGCCTGATCGTGCACGGCGTGGTCGACCGTTTCTGCTCGCCCGAGGGCGCCGAGGAGGCGTACCGGCGGATGGACGAGCCCAAGAGGCTCGTCTGGCTGGACGCCAAGCTGCACATCGACCTCTACGACGCCGAGCCGCACGTCACGCGGGCCGTCGAGGCCGTCACCGCGTTCTTCGGGGAGCACCTCTGA
- a CDS encoding NAD(P)/FAD-dependent oxidoreductase yields MDPLKALADAERKPYWLDSPAKPEPLARLFGETGADLAVVGGGFSGLWTALMAKERDPSLDVVLLEGRRIGWAASGRNGGFAMATLTHGIANGLERWPEEISTLERLGVDNLDEIGEAVAGYGIDCGYERTGELHVATEPWQLEEMNRNVGVARDLGARFDVLDGEQIRAEVNSPTYIGGHWERDGCAMLDPARLAWGLRQACLSVGVRIYERTPVRTMKDTPTSLDLITPHGSVRARRVALGTGVFQPLLRRLRHFLVPVYDYALMTEPLSAGQLASVGWHNRQGVGDAANQFHYYRLTEDNRILWGGYDAVYYNGGMIKPEYEQRDETFVKLAEHFSTTFPQLSGLRFTHRWGGVIDTCSRFSAFYGQSHGGRLAYAAGYTGMGVGATRFGANVMLDLLAGERTERTELRMVREKPVPFPPEPVRSAGIQMTRWSIAQADLHQGRRNLWLRTLDRMGLGFDS; encoded by the coding sequence GTGGATCCGCTGAAGGCTCTTGCTGACGCGGAGCGCAAGCCGTACTGGCTCGACAGTCCGGCGAAACCCGAGCCGCTCGCGCGGCTCTTCGGCGAGACCGGCGCCGACCTGGCGGTGGTCGGCGGTGGCTTCTCGGGGCTCTGGACCGCCCTGATGGCGAAGGAACGCGACCCGTCGCTCGACGTCGTCCTCCTTGAGGGGCGCAGGATCGGCTGGGCGGCGTCCGGCCGCAACGGCGGCTTCGCGATGGCCACGCTGACCCACGGCATCGCCAACGGGCTGGAGCGCTGGCCCGAGGAGATCTCCACGCTCGAACGCCTCGGCGTCGACAACCTCGACGAGATCGGCGAGGCGGTCGCCGGATACGGCATCGACTGCGGCTACGAGCGCACCGGCGAGCTGCACGTGGCCACCGAGCCGTGGCAGCTGGAGGAGATGAACCGCAACGTCGGCGTCGCCCGCGACCTGGGCGCCCGCTTCGACGTCCTCGACGGGGAACAGATCCGGGCGGAGGTGAACTCGCCCACGTACATCGGGGGCCACTGGGAGCGTGACGGCTGCGCCATGCTCGACCCCGCCCGGCTGGCCTGGGGGCTCCGGCAGGCCTGCCTCTCGGTGGGCGTGCGCATCTACGAGCGCACGCCGGTACGCACGATGAAGGACACCCCGACGAGCCTGGACCTGATCACCCCGCACGGCAGCGTCAGGGCGCGCAGGGTCGCGCTCGGCACCGGCGTGTTCCAGCCGCTGCTGCGGCGGCTGAGGCACTTCCTGGTGCCGGTCTACGACTACGCGCTGATGACCGAGCCGCTCTCGGCCGGCCAGCTGGCCTCGGTGGGCTGGCACAACAGGCAGGGGGTCGGGGACGCGGCCAACCAGTTCCACTACTACCGGCTGACCGAGGACAACCGGATCCTCTGGGGCGGTTACGACGCGGTCTACTACAACGGCGGCATGATCAAGCCCGAGTACGAGCAGCGCGACGAGACCTTCGTCAAGCTGGCGGAACACTTCTCCACCACGTTCCCCCAGCTCTCCGGGCTGCGCTTCACCCACAGGTGGGGCGGCGTCATCGACACCTGCAGCCGGTTCAGCGCCTTCTACGGCCAGTCGCACGGCGGGCGCCTCGCCTACGCCGCCGGATACACCGGCATGGGCGTCGGCGCGACCCGGTTCGGGGCGAACGTCATGCTCGACCTGCTCGCCGGAGAGCGGACCGAGCGGACCGAGCTCCGGATGGTCAGGGAGAAGCCCGTCCCGTTCCCGCCCGAGCCGGTCCGCTCGGCCGGGATCCAGATGACCCGCTGGTCGATCGCCCAGGCCGACCTGCACCAGGGACGCCGCAACCTCTGGCTGCGCACCCTGGACCGGATGGGTCTCGGGTTCGACTCCTAA
- a CDS encoding ABC transporter permease has translation MSTIDVTKAPVADAPAGRRSPRRGRRLGDRLLFGYVWLILAWLFLPIVVMIVFGFNDTQSKSNVTWQGFTLQWWGRLDEYPQLLEAVFNSLKIAVLSTVITTVIGTLMGLALGRYRFRGQGSTNLVMFAAIASPELVMGASLLSLFISVGVQTGFATVVVAHVLFSLSFVAITVRARVIGLDRSIEEAARDLGASTWTTFWRITFPMILPGVVSGALLAFALSIDDFVITQFTSGAVQTFPLWIWGATRIGVPPQVNVIGTLIFAVGVAIAVVNTVTARRRT, from the coding sequence ATGAGCACCATCGACGTCACGAAGGCCCCGGTGGCGGACGCGCCCGCCGGGCGGAGGTCCCCGCGCCGCGGCAGGCGGCTGGGTGACCGGCTGCTCTTCGGCTACGTCTGGCTGATCCTCGCCTGGCTGTTCCTGCCGATCGTCGTCATGATCGTGTTCGGCTTCAACGACACCCAGAGCAAGTCGAACGTGACCTGGCAGGGCTTCACCCTCCAGTGGTGGGGCCGCCTGGACGAGTACCCCCAGCTGCTTGAGGCGGTGTTCAACTCCCTCAAGATCGCCGTGCTCTCCACTGTGATCACGACGGTCATCGGCACGCTCATGGGCCTGGCCCTGGGCCGCTACCGGTTCCGCGGGCAGGGCTCCACCAACCTGGTGATGTTCGCCGCGATCGCCTCGCCCGAGCTCGTCATGGGCGCCTCGCTGTTGTCGCTGTTCATCAGCGTCGGCGTGCAGACCGGCTTCGCGACCGTGGTCGTCGCGCACGTGCTGTTCTCGCTCTCCTTCGTGGCGATCACCGTGCGGGCCCGGGTGATCGGGCTCGACCGGTCGATCGAGGAGGCGGCGCGAGATCTCGGCGCGTCCACGTGGACGACGTTCTGGCGGATCACCTTCCCGATGATCCTGCCCGGTGTCGTCTCGGGCGCGCTGCTCGCCTTCGCCCTGTCCATCGACGACTTCGTGATCACCCAGTTCACCAGCGGCGCCGTCCAGACGTTCCCGTTGTGGATCTGGGGCGCCACTCGTATCGGGGTGCCGCCTCAGGTGAACGTCATCGGAACGCTTATATTCGCGGTAGGCGTCGCCATCGCCGTGGTCAACACGGTCACCGCGCGCCGCCGCACCTAG
- a CDS encoding ABC transporter permease has product MKRLAPYLLILPGGLWLAIFLVVPMVFMASVSTQEGNVVDGFVQTFNFAVYGDALSQYQTQFLRSAGYGLAATVISIALAYPMAYWIAFKGGSRKSTYLLLVLLPFFVSFVLRTVSWKFLLADDGMLLGPLKSAGLLPEGFHVLQTTSAVIGGLVYNYLPFMILPIYVALERVDPKVVEAAQDLYAAKREAFTKIVLPLSLPGVFAGVLMTFVPMTADYVNAAILGGPENTMIGNIIQLEYLVNNDYPTAAALSFTLMAAMLVGIFAYAKALGTENVLEAAAR; this is encoded by the coding sequence GTGAAACGCCTCGCCCCCTACCTGCTCATCCTGCCCGGCGGACTCTGGCTCGCGATCTTCCTGGTGGTGCCGATGGTCTTCATGGCCTCGGTGTCCACCCAGGAGGGCAACGTGGTCGACGGATTCGTCCAGACGTTCAACTTCGCGGTGTACGGCGACGCCCTGTCGCAGTACCAGACGCAGTTCCTGCGCTCGGCGGGGTACGGCCTGGCCGCGACCGTCATCTCCATCGCGCTGGCCTACCCGATGGCCTACTGGATCGCCTTCAAGGGCGGCAGCCGCAAGTCCACCTACCTGCTGCTGGTGCTGCTGCCGTTCTTCGTCTCGTTCGTGCTGCGCACGGTGTCGTGGAAGTTCCTGCTCGCCGACGACGGCATGCTGCTGGGGCCGCTGAAGTCGGCCGGGCTGCTGCCCGAGGGCTTCCACGTGCTGCAGACGACGTCCGCGGTGATCGGCGGGCTGGTCTACAACTACCTGCCGTTCATGATCCTGCCGATCTACGTCGCGCTGGAGCGGGTGGACCCCAAGGTGGTCGAGGCCGCCCAGGACCTCTATGCGGCCAAGCGTGAGGCGTTCACCAAGATCGTGCTGCCGCTCTCGCTGCCCGGCGTGTTCGCCGGGGTGCTGATGACGTTTGTCCCGATGACCGCCGACTACGTCAACGCGGCCATCCTCGGCGGCCCGGAGAACACGATGATCGGCAACATCATCCAGCTCGAGTATCTGGTCAACAACGACTACCCGACCGCCGCCGCGCTGTCGTTCACGCTGATGGCGGCGATGCTGGTCGGCATCTTCGCCTACGCCAAGGCGCTCGGCACCGAGAACGTCCTGGAGGCGGCGGCCCGATGA